One genomic window of Rhizobium sp. Pop5 includes the following:
- a CDS encoding carbohydrate ABC transporter permease, translating to MSIKRKRNLSATIALLPTWFAAVVVFIGTMAWSIRLSFTNSTLFPSSTYVGFAQYSKLFASAKWLASLQNVLIFGVLYVAGCLVLGFLLAAALDRKIRFESAFRTIFLYPYAMSFVVTGLIWQWMLNPTLGIQASVRSLGWESFVLDWVVNRDMAIYALVLAGVWQGAGLVMVIALAGIRGIEAEQWKAARIDGIPVWRIYVSIILPQLGPALAAAGMLLAMGVIKTYDIVVAMTNGGPGNATEVPAKFIMDNLFGRQNLGLATAGATVLVLGVIIAVAPFRYAMHMRNQAKGAA from the coding sequence ATGTCCATCAAACGCAAGCGCAATCTTTCCGCGACCATCGCCCTCTTGCCGACATGGTTTGCCGCGGTCGTGGTCTTCATCGGCACTATGGCCTGGTCGATCCGGCTCTCCTTCACCAATTCCACACTCTTTCCGTCCTCGACCTATGTCGGCTTTGCGCAGTATTCGAAGCTCTTCGCCTCCGCCAAATGGCTCGCCTCGCTGCAAAATGTGCTGATCTTCGGCGTCCTCTACGTGGCTGGCTGCCTCGTGCTCGGCTTCCTGCTGGCCGCAGCACTGGACCGCAAGATCCGCTTCGAAAGCGCCTTCAGGACGATCTTCCTCTACCCCTACGCAATGTCCTTCGTGGTAACAGGGCTGATCTGGCAATGGATGCTCAATCCCACACTCGGCATCCAGGCGAGCGTGCGTTCGCTCGGCTGGGAAAGCTTCGTGCTCGACTGGGTCGTCAATCGCGACATGGCGATCTATGCGCTGGTGCTCGCCGGCGTATGGCAGGGCGCGGGGCTTGTCATGGTGATTGCGCTCGCCGGCATACGAGGCATCGAGGCCGAGCAGTGGAAGGCGGCGCGCATAGACGGCATTCCCGTCTGGCGCATCTATGTCTCGATCATCCTTCCCCAGCTCGGGCCGGCGCTCGCCGCTGCCGGCATGCTGCTCGCCATGGGCGTGATCAAGACCTACGACATCGTCGTCGCCATGACCAATGGCGGCCCCGGCAATGCGACCGAAGTGCCGGCGAAATTCATCATGGACAATCTGTTCGGCCGCCAGAACCTCGGCCTCGCCACAGCCGGCGCGACGGTGCTCGTCCTAGGCGTCATCATCGCGGTCGCGCCGTTCCGCTACGCGATGCACATGCGCAACCAGGCAAAGGGAGCGGCGTGA
- a CDS encoding carbohydrate ABC transporter permease encodes MTKSHPNGPKPARITAGRIGLYAFLVAAALFFLLPLYTMVVTSLKSMDEIRLGQIFALPAELDFSAWVTAWSGACMGTVCVGIRSGFWNSVAITVPAVALSVFIGAVNGYALSLWRPRGANLLFGLLMAGGLIPYQIFLYPMVRAMANIGLYNSLAGIILVHVIFGLPLVTLLFRNYFVSVPEELCKAARVDGAGFWRIFFEIMLPIAVPMIVVVSMLQFTGIWNDFLLGLVFAGRDYLPMTVQLNNIVNTTMGERTYNVNMAATILTAVVPLAIYFLSGRWFVRGIAAGAVKG; translated from the coding sequence ATGACTAAGTCTCACCCGAACGGGCCGAAGCCGGCGCGGATCACAGCGGGACGCATCGGCCTCTATGCCTTCCTAGTCGCCGCGGCACTTTTCTTCCTTCTGCCCCTTTATACGATGGTGGTCACCTCGCTGAAGTCCATGGACGAAATCCGGCTTGGGCAGATATTCGCTCTGCCCGCCGAGCTCGATTTCTCTGCCTGGGTGACCGCCTGGTCGGGCGCCTGCATGGGAACCGTCTGCGTCGGCATCCGCAGCGGCTTCTGGAATTCGGTGGCGATCACCGTTCCCGCGGTCGCACTCTCGGTCTTCATTGGCGCCGTCAACGGCTATGCGCTGTCGCTCTGGCGGCCGCGCGGGGCAAACCTGCTCTTCGGCCTGCTGATGGCCGGGGGGCTCATTCCCTATCAGATCTTCCTCTATCCCATGGTCCGGGCCATGGCGAATATCGGTCTCTACAATTCGCTCGCCGGCATCATTCTCGTCCATGTCATCTTCGGCCTGCCGCTGGTGACGCTGCTCTTCCGCAACTATTTCGTCAGCGTGCCGGAGGAGCTCTGCAAGGCCGCGCGCGTCGACGGCGCCGGTTTCTGGCGCATCTTCTTCGAGATCATGCTGCCAATCGCCGTGCCGATGATCGTCGTGGTCTCCATGCTGCAATTCACCGGCATCTGGAACGACTTCCTGCTCGGCCTCGTCTTCGCCGGGCGCGACTACCTGCCGATGACCGTGCAGCTCAACAACATCGTCAACACCACGATGGGCGAGCGCACCTACAACGTGAACATGGCGGCAACAATTTTGACCGCCGTCGTTCCGCTCGCCATCTATTTCCTGTCCGGCCGCTGGTTCGTACGCGGCATCGCCGCCGGCGCAGTCAAGGGGTAA
- a CDS encoding ABC transporter ATP-binding protein, protein MQSAVSVKDLKIAYGDHTVIEKMSIDIAPREFLVLLGPSGCGKSTLLNAIAGLQDITAGEVWISGKNVSWEEPKDRGIGMVFQSYALYPRMSVRKNLSFGLRVAGLPKAEIEARVARTASLLHLDKLLDRRPAELSGGQRQRVAIGRALVREVDVFLFDEPLSNLDAKLRNELRVEIKKLHQRLGNTMIYVTHDQVEALTLADRIAIMRDGVIQQLASPAEIYRRPANLFVAGFIGAPAMNFIEGRIEQGRGSPIFRSNGLAFDLSGYSFRAAAAEGPATLGFRPEHLVLDGTASGLPIIPGRVSVVEPMGSDAVVWFDWGDQSLSLRLMGDVTLEPGDAVSSGLDIAKASLFGADGSRL, encoded by the coding sequence ATGCAATCCGCCGTCTCCGTCAAGGACCTGAAGATCGCCTATGGCGACCATACGGTGATCGAGAAGATGTCGATCGACATCGCACCCCGCGAATTCCTGGTGCTGCTTGGCCCTTCCGGCTGCGGCAAGTCCACGCTTCTGAACGCCATCGCCGGCCTGCAGGACATTACAGCGGGCGAGGTCTGGATCTCAGGCAAGAATGTCAGCTGGGAGGAGCCGAAGGACCGCGGCATCGGCATGGTCTTCCAGTCCTACGCGCTCTACCCGCGCATGTCGGTCCGCAAGAACCTCTCCTTCGGGCTTCGCGTCGCCGGTCTGCCAAAGGCGGAGATCGAGGCGCGCGTCGCCCGCACGGCCTCGCTTCTCCATCTCGATAAATTGCTCGACCGGCGCCCGGCTGAGCTTTCCGGCGGGCAGCGCCAGCGCGTCGCGATCGGCCGGGCGCTGGTGCGTGAAGTCGATGTCTTCCTTTTCGACGAACCGCTGTCGAACCTCGATGCCAAGCTGCGCAACGAATTGCGCGTCGAGATCAAGAAGCTGCACCAGCGCCTCGGCAACACCATGATCTATGTGACCCACGATCAGGTCGAAGCCCTGACGCTCGCCGACCGGATCGCCATCATGCGCGACGGCGTGATCCAGCAGCTCGCCTCCCCGGCCGAGATCTACCGCCGCCCGGCCAATCTCTTCGTTGCCGGCTTCATCGGCGCTCCGGCGATGAATTTCATCGAGGGCCGGATTGAGCAAGGCCGCGGGTCGCCGATCTTCCGGAGCAATGGCTTGGCCTTCGATCTCTCCGGTTACTCTTTCCGCGCAGCCGCGGCAGAAGGACCGGCGACGCTCGGTTTTCGCCCCGAGCATCTTGTACTCGACGGAACGGCAAGCGGCCTGCCGATCATCCCGGGCCGTGTTTCCGTCGTCGAGCCGATGGGATCGGATGCCGTCGTCTGGTTTGATTGGGGAGACCAAAGCCTATCGCTCCGGCTGATGGGCGACGTCACTCTCGAGCCCGGCGACGCGGTGTCGTCCGGCCTCGATATTGCCAAGGCCTCCCTCTTCGGCGCCGACGGATCGCGGCTGTGA